The stretch of DNA CCTCAGCTGCCCTTGCACCGGGCCAGCCGCTGACACAACGCCTCGCGCGTGCCTGGCGCTATGTGCGTGGCGGTGCAGAAGCCAGTTCCCTGGGGGCCTCCCTTGACGCTGTTCTGGCAGAGGAGCGTGACGGAGCGTCGGGACTGTCGGCGGCAGAGCAGGACATGTTCGTCAACCTGCTGGGCTTCAATGAGCTGCGCACTGAAGACGTGATGGTTCCGCGTCCCGACATTGTGGCGGTCGAGGAAGGCACGTCTCTTGATGAGCTTGTGAAAGCCTTCCGTGAGGCCAATCATTCGCGCCTTCCGGTCTTCAGCGAAACACTGGATGACCCGCGCGGCATGGTGCACATCAAGGATCTGCTCGGCTGGATGGCTGACAACCGCACCGGCGGGGAGACAGATGACAAATTCGACCTGGCCACCATTCGGCGGGATCTCGTTTATGTGCCGCCATCCATGCCAGCGATCGATCTGCTCCTTAAAATGCAGGCAAGCCGTGTCCACATGGCGCTGGTGATTGATGAGTATGGCGGGACAGACGGCCTCGTTACCATTGAAGATCTGGTCGAAGAGATCGTCGGCGAAATCGAAGACGAGCATGATGAGGCTGAACGCCCTGATCTTGTGCGCCTTCCCGGTGGGTTGATTGATGCCACAGCGCGCGCCGAGATAGGCGACCTTGAAGAGATGCTCAACGTCACATTGATGCCTGAAGAGCGTGAAGATGATCTGG from Pyruvatibacter sp. HU-CL02332 encodes:
- a CDS encoding hemolysin family protein; this translates as MALANDTTDKSSPGDRPASAALAPGQPLTQRLARAWRYVRGGAEASSLGASLDAVLAEERDGASGLSAAEQDMFVNLLGFNELRTEDVMVPRPDIVAVEEGTSLDELVKAFREANHSRLPVFSETLDDPRGMVHIKDLLGWMADNRTGGETDDKFDLATIRRDLVYVPPSMPAIDLLLKMQASRVHMALVIDEYGGTDGLVTIEDLVEEIVGEIEDEHDEAERPDLVRLPGGLIDATARAEIGDLEEMLNVTLMPEEREDDLDTLGGLVFDMLGRVPQRGEVVVHETGIEFEIADADPRRIKRLVVHPGATSENPAKDKSDSPTTD